A region from the Luteitalea sp. genome encodes:
- a CDS encoding heavy metal translocating P-type ATPase, whose protein sequence is MQVDPTRTKLHAEHRGTTYYFCGAGCQARFVTDPERFLESERETAPSPAQTPEHTEGAAAWVCPMCPGVREAQPGPCPSCGMALEAEQLAAPGVRTVYTCPMHPEVQSDEPGACPKCGMALEPRVVELEEAPNPELVDMKRRLVIGALLALPIIVIGMGDMIAGGVVTRAIGGHLANWIQLVLATPIVLWAGKPFFERGWRSIVTRSPNMFTLIALGTGAAYVYSVAATLVSDWFPSGFSHDGVVEPYFDTAAVIIVLVILGQVLELQARGRTGAALRALLGLAPKTARRVRDGGDEDVSLADVRVGDVLRVRPGEKVPVDGELIDGHSYIDEAMVTGEPMPVEKERGARVIGGTINGTGSFLMRAERVGQATLLAQIVRLVSEAQRSRAPIQRLVDRVAAVFVPSVVVVAGLSFAAWALWGPDPRLLYALTSAVAVLIIACPCALGLATPMAVMVGTGRGATAGVLIRDAEALETLARVDTLVVDKTGTLTEGKPALVELRARPPFEDTELLRLAAEVEQGSEHPIGHAIVAAARQRDLALADTSTFVSTTGGGVRATAEGRDVSVGNQGFLEHQGVSTSAETANAEAMRSHGQTVVFVAVDGQLAGLLGVTDPVKETTPEALEALRQEGIDIVLVTGDNRTTAEGVARALQITSVHAEVLPAEKQDVVRALQAKGRRVAMAGDGINDAPALAAANVGVAMGAGTDVAIESAGVTLVKGDLRGIARARLLSHATLRTIKQNLFLAFVYNAVGVPVAAGVLYPLTGTLIGPIWAGAAMTLSSLSVIVNALRLRHAQL, encoded by the coding sequence ATGCAGGTGGACCCCACACGTACCAAGCTCCATGCCGAGCATCGTGGCACGACGTATTACTTTTGCGGCGCCGGATGCCAAGCGCGATTTGTCACCGATCCAGAACGCTTCCTCGAATCGGAGCGCGAGACGGCTCCTTCACCAGCGCAGACACCGGAGCATACGGAGGGCGCGGCCGCTTGGGTCTGCCCCATGTGCCCCGGTGTGCGTGAGGCACAGCCCGGGCCATGTCCAAGTTGCGGCATGGCGCTGGAAGCGGAGCAGCTGGCTGCACCCGGCGTGCGGACTGTCTACACCTGCCCGATGCACCCGGAAGTGCAGAGCGATGAACCTGGTGCGTGTCCCAAGTGCGGTATGGCGCTCGAGCCGCGGGTTGTCGAGCTCGAGGAGGCGCCGAATCCTGAGCTCGTGGACATGAAGCGGCGCCTGGTCATCGGGGCGCTTCTGGCCCTGCCCATCATTGTCATTGGGATGGGCGACATGATCGCTGGCGGCGTAGTCACGCGCGCCATCGGTGGCCACCTGGCGAACTGGATTCAGCTCGTGCTGGCAACCCCTATCGTGCTCTGGGCCGGTAAGCCGTTCTTCGAGCGCGGCTGGCGCTCGATCGTGACGCGTAGTCCCAACATGTTCACGTTGATCGCGCTCGGCACGGGCGCGGCGTATGTCTATAGCGTGGCGGCAACCCTCGTGTCCGATTGGTTCCCGAGCGGCTTCTCGCATGATGGCGTCGTTGAGCCGTACTTCGACACCGCTGCCGTGATCATCGTGTTGGTCATTCTGGGACAAGTGCTGGAGCTTCAGGCACGCGGACGCACGGGTGCGGCGCTCCGCGCGCTGCTCGGCCTCGCTCCGAAGACAGCTCGGAGAGTCCGAGACGGCGGAGACGAGGACGTGTCACTGGCGGATGTGCGCGTCGGCGACGTGCTGCGTGTTCGGCCGGGCGAGAAGGTGCCGGTGGACGGCGAGCTCATCGACGGCCACAGCTACATCGACGAAGCGATGGTCACCGGCGAGCCGATGCCGGTGGAGAAGGAGCGTGGCGCGCGCGTGATCGGCGGCACGATCAACGGCACGGGCAGCTTTCTGATGAGGGCCGAGCGCGTCGGGCAGGCGACGCTGTTGGCGCAGATCGTGCGCCTCGTGAGCGAGGCGCAACGCAGCCGCGCACCGATCCAGCGCCTCGTCGATCGCGTGGCGGCGGTCTTCGTCCCCTCGGTCGTGGTCGTCGCCGGGTTGAGCTTCGCAGCGTGGGCTCTGTGGGGACCGGATCCAAGGCTGTTGTACGCGCTGACGAGCGCCGTCGCGGTGCTCATCATTGCGTGCCCCTGCGCGCTCGGGCTGGCGACACCCATGGCCGTGATGGTTGGCACTGGGCGCGGAGCAACTGCCGGCGTGCTGATCCGCGACGCGGAAGCGCTGGAGACGCTCGCCCGTGTGGACACGCTGGTCGTCGACAAGACCGGCACGCTCACCGAGGGGAAGCCGGCGTTGGTCGAGCTGCGCGCGCGCCCACCATTCGAGGATACGGAGCTGTTACGGCTCGCGGCGGAGGTCGAGCAAGGCAGCGAGCATCCGATAGGCCACGCGATCGTTGCTGCCGCGCGACAGCGCGATTTGGCGCTGGCTGACACTAGCACGTTTGTGTCGACGACGGGCGGCGGTGTGCGGGCCACGGCGGAGGGACGCGATGTGTCGGTGGGCAACCAGGGATTTCTCGAGCACCAAGGCGTGAGCACATCGGCTGAGACGGCTAACGCCGAGGCAATGCGGTCACACGGTCAGACGGTCGTGTTCGTCGCGGTGGATGGCCAACTGGCCGGCTTGCTCGGCGTGACGGATCCCGTCAAGGAGACCACACCAGAGGCGCTGGAGGCGCTGCGTCAGGAGGGCATCGATATTGTGCTGGTGACCGGCGACAACCGCACAACCGCAGAAGGTGTCGCTCGGGCGTTGCAGATCACGAGCGTGCACGCGGAGGTGCTTCCAGCGGAGAAACAGGATGTGGTGCGCGCGCTCCAGGCGAAGGGGCGTCGCGTAGCGATGGCGGGCGACGGCATCAATGATGCGCCGGCCCTCGCGGCCGCGAACGTCGGCGTGGCCATGGGCGCGGGCACGGATGTCGCCATTGAGAGCGCGGGCGTCACGCTCGTCAAGGGAGATCTCCGCGGCATTGCACGGGCACGGCTGCTCAGTCACGCGACGCTCCGTACCATCAAACAGAACCTCTTCCTCGCGTTTGTCTACAACGCCGTTGGCGTGCCGGTTGCTGCCGGTGTGCTCTATCCGCTCACCGGTACGCTCATTGGACCCATCTGGGCAGGCGCTGCCATGACGCTGAGCTCGCTCTCGGTGATTGTCAACGCCCTGCGCCTGCGACACGCGCAGCTGTGA
- a CDS encoding AAA family ATPase encodes MVLILMGVTASGKTTVGQQLADALGWPFYDGDDFHPDENVEKMRHGLPLTDADRKPWLDRLHALIRDTLARGGHAVIACSSLRTSYRATLRGGLTDMRFVYLKVSRQVLKQRIEARQDHFMPPSLLDSQLQTLEEPAESLRIDGAQPPDAIVQEIRRRLRLDEPRPSHSA; translated from the coding sequence ATGGTCCTCATCTTGATGGGCGTCACCGCGTCTGGCAAGACCACGGTGGGTCAGCAACTGGCCGACGCGCTCGGCTGGCCATTCTACGATGGAGATGACTTCCATCCGGACGAAAACGTCGAGAAGATGCGCCACGGCCTGCCGTTGACGGACGCGGATCGGAAGCCGTGGCTCGATCGCCTTCACGCCCTGATTCGTGACACGCTGGCCCGGGGCGGGCATGCGGTCATCGCTTGCTCCTCTCTCCGCACGTCGTACCGCGCGACCCTCCGCGGAGGACTCACCGACATGAGGTTCGTCTACCTGAAGGTCAGCCGTCAGGTGCTGAAGCAACGCATCGAAGCACGGCAAGACCATTTCATGCCACCGTCGCTGCTCGACAGCCAACTGCAAACGCTCGAGGAGCCGGCCGAATCACTTCGGATCGACGGCGCTCAGCCGCCGGACGCCATTGTCCAGGAAATACGCCGCCGGCTGCGGCTCGATGAACCCCGTCCGTCTCACTCGGCCTAG
- a CDS encoding efflux RND transporter periplasmic adaptor subunit produces MSRFARLSTILVALVIASACGSPSRMNEQGTESERSAPEDERAHTEDVGEEPVLRLRADALRDLRLTTTAVESRSGRQQVDALGELQANQEAYAELHAPLSGRVVKLLATPGDRVRTGAGLAVIQSSELGRARAAYLSAMARLTLARQNRERKRGLAAQRIVPARDVQQADAEAAAADAEVRASRATLSALGVPTNEERHDTSHFTLRSPVSGVVLSRSVLLGQIADVTSPAFTIADLATLWLTVHVFERDALRVDVRAPARVRFPALPGRGFEGRVTFIGREVDASSGTIPIRVVLENAGESLRPGMSGSAELQLDAGTLTISSVPTAAVQRLGDAWVCFVPRDDGAFEIRKVGRGRDLSGEVEILSGLRPDERVVVQGAFVLKAEAEKMSGTADPHNH; encoded by the coding sequence ATGAGTCGCTTTGCCAGACTCTCGACGATCCTCGTTGCCCTGGTGATCGCCTCGGCGTGTGGTAGCCCCTCGAGGATGAACGAGCAAGGAACAGAGTCCGAGCGATCAGCGCCAGAAGACGAGAGGGCGCACACAGAAGACGTGGGCGAGGAGCCTGTCCTGCGATTGAGAGCCGATGCGCTGCGCGACTTACGTCTGACTACGACGGCAGTCGAATCGCGGTCGGGGCGGCAACAGGTGGATGCGCTCGGCGAGCTGCAGGCGAATCAGGAGGCGTATGCGGAGTTGCACGCCCCCTTGTCGGGCCGGGTGGTCAAGCTGCTCGCGACACCGGGCGACCGTGTGCGCACCGGGGCGGGCCTCGCGGTCATCCAAAGCTCGGAGCTCGGCCGAGCGCGGGCGGCATACCTGTCGGCGATGGCGCGGCTCACCCTGGCGCGGCAGAATCGAGAGCGCAAGCGCGGCCTTGCGGCTCAGCGCATCGTGCCGGCCCGTGACGTTCAACAAGCCGACGCGGAAGCTGCCGCAGCAGACGCCGAGGTACGCGCCTCTCGCGCGACGCTGAGCGCACTCGGCGTGCCAACTAACGAGGAACGTCACGATACCTCGCATTTCACGCTGCGATCGCCAGTCAGCGGCGTCGTGCTCTCGCGCAGCGTGCTGCTCGGCCAGATCGCGGATGTGACATCGCCTGCCTTCACAATCGCCGACCTCGCCACGCTGTGGTTGACGGTTCACGTGTTCGAGCGCGATGCCCTCCGCGTCGATGTTCGTGCGCCCGCACGTGTTCGGTTCCCCGCGCTGCCCGGCCGCGGCTTCGAAGGCCGCGTGACGTTCATCGGTCGCGAGGTCGACGCGAGCTCTGGGACGATTCCAATCCGCGTCGTCCTCGAGAATGCAGGCGAGTCTCTGCGGCCAGGCATGTCCGGATCGGCGGAGCTGCAGCTCGATGCTGGCACGCTGACGATCTCGAGCGTCCCCACTGCCGCCGTACAACGACTCGGTGACGCATGGGTGTGCTTCGTGCCGCGTGACGATGGCGCGTTCGAGATACGCAAGGTTGGACGGGGACGAGATCTCTCCGGCGAGGTCGAGATCCTCAGTGGCTTACGTCCGGATGAGCGCGTGGTGGTGCAGGGCGCGTTCGTCCTCAAGGCTGAGGCAGAGAAGATGAGCGGCACCGCTGATCCGCACAACCACTGA
- a CDS encoding GAF domain-containing protein, which produces MFEPTVIDATDKATLYGDLERQLSALLTGEPDLAANAANMSSLLFHALPDVNWVGFYFLKDQELVLGPFQGKPACTRIALGKGVCGTAASRRRSVIVEDVERFPGHIACDSASRAELVVPLIENDRLVGVLDLDSPRLARFDEQDRLGCEQLAAALLRASSFVL; this is translated from the coding sequence ATGTTCGAGCCAACCGTGATCGACGCCACCGACAAAGCCACACTCTACGGAGATCTCGAGCGTCAGCTCTCCGCGCTCCTGACCGGCGAGCCAGACCTCGCTGCCAACGCGGCCAACATGTCGTCGTTGCTCTTCCATGCCCTGCCAGACGTCAACTGGGTGGGCTTTTACTTCCTGAAGGATCAGGAGCTCGTTCTCGGGCCATTCCAGGGCAAGCCTGCGTGCACCCGCATCGCGCTCGGGAAGGGTGTTTGCGGCACCGCCGCCAGCCGCCGCCGGTCTGTCATCGTCGAGGACGTGGAGCGTTTTCCAGGACATATCGCCTGTGACAGCGCGTCGCGCGCTGAGCTCGTCGTGCCACTCATCGAGAACGACCGGCTTGTCGGTGTCCTCGATCTCGACAGTCCACGCCTCGCTCGCTTCGACGAGCAGGATCGCCTGGGCTGTGAGCAGCTGGCGGCGGCGCTCCTCCGTGCGAGCTCCTTTGTGCTATAA
- a CDS encoding sulfurtransferase, translating to MKIEDRGYKQPDVLVSTDWVAEHLNDPKLRLVESNEDTLLYASGHIPGAVHVDWTKDLNDQIRRDYITAEDFEQLMSRIGVTPATAVVFYGDRNNWWACYAFWVFQLFGYTNARVMDGGRLKWEKEGRPLTRDVASHPPATYKVTARDDRPHRVFRDDVRKFVEGSRGQLVDVRSPEEYRGERLHMPEYPNEGALRGGHIPGAKSVPWARAINPEDGTFKTAEELRQIYLEDQGLDPKVDTIAYCRIGERSSHTWFALKFLLGFQNIRNYDGSWTEWGNLVGVPIQKP from the coding sequence ATGAAGATTGAAGATCGGGGATACAAACAGCCGGATGTCCTCGTGTCGACCGACTGGGTTGCCGAGCACCTGAACGATCCAAAGCTGCGACTGGTTGAATCGAACGAGGACACGCTCCTCTATGCCTCCGGGCACATCCCTGGGGCAGTGCATGTCGATTGGACCAAGGATCTCAACGACCAGATCCGGCGCGACTACATCACGGCCGAAGATTTCGAGCAGTTGATGTCACGTATCGGCGTCACGCCGGCCACCGCCGTCGTCTTCTACGGCGACCGGAACAACTGGTGGGCCTGTTATGCATTCTGGGTATTCCAGCTGTTTGGTTACACGAACGCACGCGTGATGGATGGAGGACGACTCAAATGGGAGAAGGAAGGTCGCCCACTCACGCGTGACGTGGCAAGCCATCCGCCCGCCACCTACAAGGTCACTGCGCGAGACGACAGACCGCATCGCGTGTTTCGTGATGATGTGCGGAAGTTCGTCGAAGGAAGCCGTGGTCAGCTGGTAGACGTGCGGAGCCCGGAGGAGTACCGGGGCGAGCGGCTTCACATGCCCGAGTACCCAAACGAGGGCGCGCTGCGGGGTGGTCACATTCCAGGCGCGAAGAGCGTCCCCTGGGCGCGTGCGATCAATCCCGAGGACGGCACGTTCAAGACGGCCGAGGAGCTCCGGCAGATCTACTTGGAGGACCAAGGGCTCGATCCCAAGGTGGACACGATCGCGTACTGCCGCATTGGCGAGCGCAGCAGCCACACTTGGTTCGCGTTGAAGTTCCTGTTGGGCTTCCAGAATATTCGCAACTACGATGGCAGCTGGACCGAGTGGGGCAACTTGGTGGGTGTGCCCATCCAGAAGCCTTAG
- a CDS encoding DUF1569 domain-containing protein codes for MNAQRSASGSTDAVLSSSTLSRLATQLDNLALILGDATPEALGRRPSSGKWSAHEHLAHLGRHQQVFLERMARIVREDEPPLGSYRAEQDPEWPAWQALPLDEVVARLRHGRRELLSFLASLQPEHSARVGTHPVFGRMSIPVWIEFFLVHAAHHLYAVMKLARGGA; via the coding sequence ATGAACGCGCAGCGGAGCGCCTCCGGATCGACGGATGCGGTCCTCAGCTCGTCGACGTTATCGAGGCTCGCGACCCAGCTCGATAATCTTGCGCTCATCCTCGGTGACGCCACCCCGGAAGCGCTCGGACGCCGGCCCTCATCGGGCAAATGGTCTGCGCACGAGCACTTGGCACACTTGGGTCGTCACCAGCAAGTGTTCCTCGAACGCATGGCCAGGATCGTGCGCGAGGACGAGCCGCCGCTCGGTTCATATCGCGCCGAGCAGGACCCCGAGTGGCCAGCTTGGCAAGCGCTTCCCCTCGATGAGGTGGTCGCCCGTCTGCGGCACGGTCGGCGTGAGCTCCTGTCATTCCTCGCCAGCCTGCAGCCGGAGCACTCCGCCCGGGTGGGCACTCATCCAGTGTTCGGGCGGATGTCCATCCCGGTGTGGATCGAGTTCTTCCTCGTCCATGCGGCACACCACCTCTATGCCGTCATGAAGCTCGCCCGCGGCGGCGCGTGA
- a CDS encoding metal-sensing transcriptional repressor produces MRTATRATARRSGDVSRDDQRHATGVDPDTKTANLRRLRRIEGQVRGLHRMVEEDRYCPDILVQLSAAQEALRHAGRGLMANHLRHCVTEALREGSDARVEATYDELLELIYKHSR; encoded by the coding sequence ATGCGCACAGCGACTCGAGCAACAGCCCGCAGGTCGGGTGACGTCAGTCGTGACGACCAACGCCACGCGACCGGCGTTGATCCGGACACAAAGACAGCAAACCTCAGACGGCTGCGGCGTATCGAAGGCCAGGTGCGTGGCTTGCACCGGATGGTCGAGGAAGATCGCTACTGTCCTGACATCCTCGTGCAGCTCTCGGCCGCCCAGGAGGCCCTTCGTCATGCCGGGCGAGGGCTGATGGCCAACCATCTCCGTCATTGCGTGACCGAGGCACTGAGAGAAGGGTCCGACGCACGCGTCGAAGCGACGTACGACGAGCTGCTCGAGCTCATTTACAAGCATTCCCGTTGA